In Prunus dulcis chromosome 1, ALMONDv2, whole genome shotgun sequence, the following are encoded in one genomic region:
- the LOC117633388 gene encoding filament-like plant protein 4, with translation MDRRSWPWKKKSSDKAAAEKAAAAADSFATEAEQDKYKKPNYVQISVEQYSHLTGLEDQVKTYEDQVKTYEDQVKTYEDQVQSLEDEITDLNEKLSAANTEMTNKESLVKQHTKVAEEAVSGWEKAEAEALALKTHLESVTLLKLTAEDRASHLDGALKECMRQIRNLKEDHEQKLQEVVFSKTKQCEKIKLELEAKISNLDQELLRSAAENAAISRSLQERSNMLFKINEEKSQAEAEIELFKSNIESCEREINSLKYELHLASKELEIRNEEKDMSMRSAEAANKQHMEGVKKIAKLEAECQRLRGLVRKKLPGPAALAQMKLEVESLGRDYGETRLRRSPVKPSSPHMSPVTEFSLDNVQKFHKENEFLTERLLAMEEETKMLKEALAKRNSELQTSRGMCAQTVSKLQTLEAQLQINNQQKGSPKSIVQITTEGSSSQNASNPPSLTSLSEDGNDDDRSCAESWATTLGSDLSHIRKEKSNQKSNKAENQNNLNLMDDFLEMEKLACLPNDSNGAVSISAGPNNKTSERENHDASGDVTAEKDIQLEQQQDLSPLEGDQASSNVKLSGLSPESDENQLPLVKLRSKISMLLELLSKDTDFGKVIEDIKHVVQEAQDTLHPHTVNCISEEVHSSDAICDRRANPEDSGLTTEKEITLSQPARGTMELMSEDLASAISLINDFVLFLGKEVMGVHDTFPDGDELSHKIEEFSGAFNKAIHGNLSLADFVLGLSHVLANVGELKFNVLGYKGVETETNSPDCIDKVALPENKVVEKDSSERYQNVCVHISNHSNPEVPDDGNLVSGYESNAAPCKISLEEFEQMKSEKDNLAMDLERCNETLEMTKSQLQETEQLLAEAKSQFASAQNSNSLAETQLRCMAESYRSLEARAEELEAELKLLQVRTETLESELQEEKRNHQDALARCKELQEQLKRNELLAAETEFKTKQDRELADAAEKLAECQETIFLLGKQLKSLHPQTEHMGSPFSERSQKDEGFTEDVPTTTVRDSDQAEMEGTAFANVNRVGSESPVNLYDTPCSPSDTEANTLLKSPVNSKYPKHRPTKSTSSSASSTPTPEKHQRGFSRFFSSKAKNGY, from the exons ATGGACCGACGCAGTTGGCCGTGGAAGAAAAAATCTTCCGACAAGGCTGCAGCTGAGAAAGCCGCAGCTGCAGCAGACTCTTTTGCAACCGAGGCAGAGCAA GATAAATACAAGAAACCAAACTATGTTCAAATTTCTGTCGAGCAATATTCACATCTGACTGGTTTGGAAGATCAAGTGAAGACTTATGAGGATCAAGTGAAGACTTATGAGGATCAAGTGAAGACATATGAGGACCAAGTTCAGTCATTGGAGGATGAAATTACAGATTTGAATGAAAAGCTCTCCGCAGCCAATACAGAGATGACTAACAAGGAGAGCCTGGTTAAACAGCATACTAAAGTTGCCGAAGAAGCTGTCTCAG GTTGGGAAAAGGCTGAAGCAGAAGCTCTCGCGTTAAAAACTCATCTAGAATCTGTGACTCTTTTAAAGCTCACTGCTGAAGATCGGGCCTCACATTTGGATGGTGCTCTTAAAGAGTGCATGCGGCAGATACGAAATCTGAAGGAAGATCATGAACAGAAATTACAAGAAGTTGTTTTCAGCAAAACCAAGCAATGCGAAAAAATAAAGCTTGAGCTTGAAGCAAAGATATCTAATTTGGACCAAGAACTCCTAAGGTCGGCTGCTGAAAACGCTGCTATTTCCAGATCTTTACAAGAGCGTTCAAATATGCTATTCAAGATAAATGAAGAGAAGTCACAAGCTGAGGCTGAAATTGAGCTTTTCAAGAGCAACATTGAGTCTTGTGAAAGGGAAATAAATTCTCTGAAATATGAACTCCATTTAGCTTCCAAGGAGCTAGAAATTCGTAATGAGGAAAAGGACATGAGTATGAGGTCTGCAGAAGCAGCCAACAAGCAGCATATGGAGGGTGTAAAAAAAATAGCTAAGCTAGAAGCAGAGTGCCAAAGATTACGTGGTCTTGTGCGGAAGAAGTTACCTGGTCCTGCTGCACTTGCCCAAATGAAGTTAGAGGTTGAGAGTTTAGGCCGAGATTACGGAGAAACTCGACTAAGGAGGTCTCCTGTTAAGCCTTCTAGTCCACACATGTCCCCAGTGACTGAGTTTTCTCTTGACAACGTACAGAAATTTCACAAGGAGAATGAATTTCTCACAGAACGTTTATTAGCAATGGAAGAAGAGACAAAGATGCTGAAAGAAGCTTTGGCAAAGCGCAACAGCGAATTGCAGACTTCAAGGGGTATGTGTGCTCAGACAGTCAGCAAGCTTCAAACATTAGAAGCACAACTTCAAATCAACAATCAACAGAAAGGTTCCCCAAAATCCATTGTACAAATCACCACTGAAGGTTCCTCAAGTCAGAATGCAAGTAATCCGCCAAGCTTGACCTCCTTGTCCGAAGATGGAAATGATGATGACAGAAGCTGTGCTGAGTCTTGGGCTACAACTTTGGGGTCTGATCTCTCTCACATCAGGAAGGAGAAGAGCAATCAAAAGTCAAACAAAGctgaaaatcaaaacaatttgaatcTTATGGATGACTTTCTGGAGATGGAGAAGTTGGCTTGTTTGCCAAATGACTCTAATGGAGCCGTCTCCATttcagctggtccaaacaatAAGACATCAGAAAGAGAGAATCATGATGCTTCAGGAGATGTCACTGCTGAAAAAGATATCCAATTGGAGCAGCAGCAGGATTTAAGTCCTTTGGAAGGTGATCAGGCATCTTCTAATGTGAAACTGTCTGGATTAAGTCCTGAATCTGATGAAAACCAGCTGCCCCTGGTGAAGCTCCGATCAAAAATCTCTATGCTATTGGAGCTCTTATCGAAGGACACTGATTTTGGGAAAGTTATTGAGGATATCAAACATGTCGTCCAGGAAGCACAAGATACTCTGCACCCGCACACTGTAAACTGCATTTCTGAGGAAGTTCACAGCTCAGATGCCATATGTGACAGGCGGGCAAATCCTGAGGATTCTGGCTTAACTACAGAAAAGGAAATCACTTTGTCCCAGCCAGCCAGGGGGACCATGGAGCTAATGAGCGAAGATCTGGCATCTGCCATTTCTTTGATTAATGACTTTGTGCTATTCTTGGGCAAAGAAGTGATGGGAGTGCATGACACGTTTCCTGATGGCGATGAATTAAGCCATAAGATTGAAGAATTCTCTGGCGCATTTAATAAAGCTATTCATGGAAACTTAAGTTTGGCTGATTTTGTTCTTGGCCTTTCTCATGTTTTAGCAAACGTCGGTGAGCTGAAATTTAATGTTCTAGGCTACAAGGGTGTTGAAACAGAAACTAATAGTCCTGATTGTATTGACAAGGTAGCATTACCGGAGAATAAGGTAGTTGAGAAGGATTCATCAGAAAGATATCAAAATGTTTGTGTCCACATTTCTAATCATTCCAACCCTGAAGTTCCTGATGATGGAAATCTAGTCTCTGGGTATGAATCAAATGCGGCACCATGCAAAATCTCACTGGAGGAGTTCGAACAAATGAAATCAGAGAAAGATAACCTTGCAATGGATTTGGAAAGATGTAATGAAACTCTGGAGATGACAAAGTCTCAGTTGCAGGAAACTGAACAGCTTCTCGCAGAAGCTAAATCACAATTTGCTTCtgctcaaaattcaaatagcTTAGCTGAAACGCAGCTAAGATGTATGGCAGAATCATACAGGTCACTAGAGGCACGGGCTGAGGAATTAGAAGCTGAACTGAAGCTTCTGCAAGTCAGAACTGAGACTCTGGAAAGTGAGcttcaagaagaaaaaagaaatcatcaaGATGCTTTGGCCAGATGCAAGGAACTTCAAGAGCAGTTGAAAAG GAATGAGCTCTTGGCAGCTGAGACTGAATTCAAGACCAAACAG GACAGGGAGTTGGCTGATGCAGCAGAGAAGCTTGCCGAGTGTCAAGAAACCATATTTCTTCTAGGCAAGCAGTTGAAATCTTTGCATCCGCAAACAGAGCACATGGGATCTCCATTCAGTGAGAGGAGTCAAAAGGATGAAGGGTTCACTGAGGACGTACCCACTACCACGGTGCGAGACTCAGATCAAGCCGAGATGGAAGGCACTGCTTTTGCCAATGTAAACAGAGTGGGCAGCGAGTCACCGGTGAATCTGTATGACACCCCATGTAGCCCCTCCGATACAGAGGCGAACACTCTCTTGAAATCACCAGTCAATTCCAAATATCCAAAACACAGGCCTACCAAGTCAACTTCCTCATCTGCCTCTTCTACCCCAACACCAGAGAAACATCAACGCGGCTTCAGCAGATTCTTTTCCTCCAAAGCAAAGAATGGTTATTAG
- the LOC117614122 gene encoding ATP sulfurylase 2 has product MSLTIKLHVTTSYLNLNLNTSKNTTKVANFKVKLRTKPIYHCDPLLSVVSNNSAMHASALPGQPAIRSSLIDPDGGALVDLVVPESKKASKALEAESLPKVNLTKVDLEWVHVVSEGWASPLRGFMREDQYLQSLHFNSLRTQDGSVVNMSLPIVLAIDDETKERIGSLPNVGLLGPNGDLIGILSSIEIYKHNKEERIARTWGSTAPGLPYVEEAITPAGNWLIGGDLEVLEHIKYNDGLDHYRLSPQQLRKEFDRRQADAVFAFQLRNPVHNGHALLMNDTRRRLLEMGYKNPILLLHPLGGFTKPDDVPLDVRMEQHSKVLEDGVLDPETTIVGIFPSPMHYAGPTEVQWHAKARINAGANFYIVGRDPAGMGHPTEKRDLYDPDHGKKVLSMAPGLEKLNILPFRVAAYDNVEKKMAFFDPSRAKDFLFISGTKMRAFAKSGENPPDGFMCPGGWKVLVNYYESLQTEEASQQQAVLST; this is encoded by the exons ATGTCTCTGACCATTAAACTCCACGTTACCACCTCCTACCTCAATCTCAACCTCAACACTTCCAAAAACACTACCAAAGTCGCAAACTTTAAGGTTAAGCTTCGAACCAAACCCATTTACCATTGCGACCCGTTACTCTCCGTCGTCTCCAACAATTCCGCAATGCATGCTTCTGCTCTACCGGGTCAACCCGCCATCAGGAGCTCGCTGATTGACCCCGACGGCGGGGCTCTGGTTGATCTTGTGGTGCCGGAGAGCAAGAAAGCCTCCAAGGCCTTGGAGGCAGAGTCACTGCCCAAGGTGAATCTTACAAAGGTTGATCTTGAGTGGGTCCACGTCGTCAGCGAGGGATGGGCCAGCCCATTGAGAGGGTTCATGAGGGAGGACCAGTACTTGCAGAGCTTGCACTTCAATTCCTTGAGAACCCAAGATGGGTCTGTGGTCAATATGTCGCTTCCCATTGTGTTGGCTATTGACGACGAGACTAAGGAGAGAATTGGGTCGTTGCCTAATGTGGGGTTGCTTGGACCTAATGGAGATTTAATTGGTATATTAAGCAG CATTGAGATTTACAAGCAtaacaaagaagaaaggatTGCTAGAACTTGGGGGTCAACCGCTCCGGGATTGCCATATGTTGAGGAGGCCATCACACCAGCTGGAAACTGGCTTATTGGCGGCGATTTGGAAGTATTAGAGCATATCAAATATAACGATGGGCTTGATCACTACAGACTCTCTCCTCAACAGCTCCGCAAAGAATTTGATAGGCGTCAGGCTGATGCCGTTTTTGCTTTTCAGCTGAGAAATCCTGTGCATAACGGCCATGCTTTGTTGATGAACGATACACGCAGGCGACTCTTGGAAATGGGCTACAAGAATCCAATTCTTTTGCTTCATCCTTTAGGAGGTTTCACAAAGCCTGATGATGTGCCCTTGGATGTTCGGATGGAGCAACATAGCAAG GTCCTAGAAGATGGAGTTCTTGACCCTGAAACAACCATTGTGGGTATATTCCCATCACCTATGCACTATGCAGGCCCAACTGAGGTACAGTGGCATGCCAAAGCACGGATAAATGCAGGCGCAAATTTCTACATTGTGGGCCGTGATCCTGCCGGTATGGGACACCCAACAGAGAAGAGGGATTTATATGACCCTGACCATGGGAAAAAGGTGTTAAGCATGGCTCCTGGGCTCGAGAAGCTCAATATTTTGCCTTTCAGG GTGGCAGCTTATGACAATGTGGAGAAAAAGATGGCATTTTTTGATCCTTCGCGTGCTAAAGATTTCCTCTTCATCTCTGGAACCAAG ATGAGAGCTTTTGCAAAGAGCGGAGAAAACCCTCCTGATGGTTTTATGTGTCCCGGGGGATGGAAGGTTCTCGTCAACTATTATGAGAGCTTGCAAACAGAAGAGGCATCACAGCAACAAGCCGTTTTGTCGACTTAG
- the LOC117614691 gene encoding auxin-responsive protein SAUR50-like produces MAIRKSNRLPQTAVLKQILKRCSSLGKKQQHYDEQGLPLDVPKGHFVVYVGENRSRYIIPISFLTRPEFQSLLHQAEEEFGFDHDMGLTIPCEEVAFQSLTSMLR; encoded by the coding sequence ATGGCTATCAGAAAATCAAACAGACTTCCACAAACAGCTGTGCTGAAGCAAATTCTCAAGAGGTGCTCAAGCTTGGGGAAGAAACAGCAACACTATGATGAACAAGGCCTCCCTTTGGATGTCCCCAAGGGCCATTTTGTGGTTTATGTTGGAGAAAACAGAAGCAGATACATTATCCCAATCTCCTTCTTAACTCGCCCCGAGTTCCAAAGCTTGCTTCATCaagcagaagaagaatttGGATTTGACCACGACATGGGTCTCACAATTCCTTGTGAAGAAGTTGCTTTTCAGTCATTAACATCCATGCTCAGGTGA